One genomic region from Shewanella aestuarii encodes:
- the ilvA gene encoding threonine ammonia-lyase, biosynthetic, whose product MQSVATATQLELSPMPLAQQYLQKILLSSVYDVAKVTPLSSMKKLSTRFGCDVYLKREDMQPVHSFKLRGAYNRIAQLTAEQAACGVVCASAGNHAQGVAMSAASIGINAVIVMPTTTPDIKIDAVKRLGGTVVLHGQAFDQANDYAKALSETEGRVYIAPFDDEAVIAGQGTVAQEMLQQQRDIDVVFVPVGGGGLIAGIAAYYKAVMPRVKIIGVEPEDAACLKAAMDAGEPVTLSQVGLFADGVAVKRIGEEPFRVAKDYVDDVITVTSDEICAAVKDIFEDTRAIAEPAGALSTAGMKKYLQHLVNEADKPLKVASILSGANVNFHSLRYVSERCELGEQKEAVLAVKVPEKPGSFLRFCELLDKRAMTEFNYRFSSRDMAVVFAGIRLSGGQAELTDIIAKLTLEGFDVQDLSNDETAKLHVRYMVGGHPPEPLEERLFSFEFPEHPGALLKFLTTLQSKWNISLFHYRNHGAAYGRVLAGFEVPASDDLAFARFLTDLGFVYQEETQSLAYQLFLNSKSK is encoded by the coding sequence ATGCAATCTGTGGCAACCGCAACACAACTGGAGTTATCGCCCATGCCCTTAGCTCAACAATATTTGCAGAAAATTTTGTTATCGTCAGTGTATGACGTTGCCAAGGTGACCCCGCTATCAAGCATGAAAAAACTATCAACTAGGTTTGGTTGTGATGTGTACTTAAAGCGGGAAGATATGCAGCCTGTACACTCGTTTAAATTACGTGGTGCCTATAACCGGATAGCACAACTTACCGCAGAACAAGCTGCTTGCGGCGTTGTGTGTGCCTCAGCGGGAAATCATGCTCAAGGGGTTGCAATGTCGGCAGCCAGTATTGGCATTAATGCGGTGATTGTAATGCCAACCACGACACCCGACATAAAAATTGATGCAGTAAAACGCTTAGGTGGCACAGTCGTGCTGCATGGGCAGGCTTTTGATCAAGCTAATGATTACGCCAAAGCGTTATCTGAAACCGAAGGTCGCGTGTATATTGCCCCTTTTGACGATGAAGCCGTGATCGCAGGTCAAGGCACTGTCGCTCAAGAAATGCTACAACAGCAACGTGATATTGATGTGGTATTTGTACCTGTGGGCGGTGGTGGCTTAATTGCGGGTATTGCGGCTTATTATAAGGCTGTGATGCCACGGGTTAAAATTATTGGCGTGGAACCCGAGGATGCAGCTTGTTTAAAAGCGGCCATGGATGCCGGTGAACCAGTCACACTGAGTCAGGTGGGGCTATTTGCCGATGGCGTTGCGGTTAAACGTATTGGAGAAGAGCCATTTAGAGTCGCTAAAGACTATGTTGACGATGTGATTACCGTTACTTCAGATGAAATTTGTGCAGCAGTCAAAGATATTTTTGAGGATACTCGCGCTATTGCAGAGCCTGCTGGGGCGTTATCTACTGCTGGGATGAAAAAGTACCTGCAACACTTAGTCAATGAGGCAGATAAACCATTGAAGGTCGCCTCAATTTTGTCGGGTGCGAATGTTAACTTTCATAGCTTGCGTTATGTGTCTGAACGTTGCGAATTGGGCGAGCAAAAAGAAGCGGTACTGGCTGTCAAAGTGCCTGAAAAACCAGGCAGCTTTTTACGCTTTTGTGAGCTGCTAGATAAACGCGCCATGACCGAGTTCAACTATCGCTTTAGTAGCCGTGATATGGCTGTGGTATTTGCGGGGATCAGGTTAAGTGGTGGTCAAGCCGAGTTAACGGATATTATTGCCAAGCTGACATTGGAAGGCTTTGACGTGCAAGATTTATCGAATGATGAAACGGCAAAGCTGCATGTGCGCTATATGGTGGGTGGCCATCCCCCAGAACCCCTTGAGGAACGCCTATTTAGTTTTGAATTTCCTGAACATCCAGGTGCACTACTAAAATTTTTAACCACCTTGCAAAGTAAATGGAATATTAGTTTATTTCATTACCGTAATCATGGCGCCGCTTATGGTCGTGTATTAGCGGGCTTTGAAGTACCGGCATCGGATGATCTGGCTTTTGCTCGATTTCTAACTGACTTAGGCTTTGTGTACCAAGAAGAAACCCAAAGTCTTGCTTACCAATTATTTTTAAATTCCAAAAGTAAATAA
- the ilvD gene encoding dihydroxy-acid dehydratase: MPKLRSATSTEGRNMAGARALWRATGVKETDFGKPIIAIANSFTQFVPGHVHLKDMGQLVAGAIEEAGGIAKEFNTIAVDDGIAMGHGGMLYSLPSRELIADSVEYMVNAHCADALVCISNCDKITPGMLMAALRLNIPVVFVSGGPMEAGKTKLSDKIIKLDLVDAMVAGADTNVSDADSKQIERSACPTCGSCSGMFTANSMNCLTEALGLSLPGNGSLLATHAARRELFLEAGRRVMDLATRYYRDDDASVLPRSIASFKAFENAMALDIAMGGSSNTVLHLIAAAIEGEVDFTMADIDRMSRQVPHLCKVAPSTPKYHMEDVHRAGGVMGILGELDRAGLLHTDVSHVAADNGGNLKSVLAKYDIAQTQDEAVRRFYSAGPAGIPTQTAFSQDCYWDSVDDDRKEGCIRTRENAFSQEGGLAVLSGNVAENGCIVKTAGVDEENLTFVGTARIYESQDDAVKGILGGEVVAGDVVVIRYEGPKGGPGMQEMLYPTTYLKSRGLGKACALITDGRFSGGTSGLSIGHISPEAASGGTIALIENGDTIEIDIPSRSIKLVVSDSELARRRQAMEAKGPLAWKPLSRERYVSLALKAYALLATSADKGAVRDRSKLEG; the protein is encoded by the coding sequence ATGCCAAAATTACGCTCAGCAACCAGTACCGAAGGTCGTAACATGGCTGGCGCCCGTGCGCTATGGCGTGCAACCGGCGTGAAAGAAACCGATTTTGGTAAGCCTATTATTGCAATTGCCAACTCTTTTACCCAGTTTGTACCGGGTCATGTGCATTTAAAAGATATGGGCCAATTAGTGGCTGGCGCGATTGAAGAGGCCGGCGGGATTGCTAAAGAATTTAATACCATAGCCGTGGATGATGGTATTGCCATGGGACATGGGGGCATGCTTTATAGCTTGCCATCGCGCGAACTTATTGCTGACAGTGTTGAATACATGGTCAATGCCCACTGTGCAGATGCACTCGTGTGTATTTCTAACTGCGATAAAATCACTCCAGGCATGTTAATGGCGGCACTTAGATTAAATATCCCAGTGGTGTTTGTGTCTGGCGGCCCAATGGAAGCCGGAAAAACTAAGCTATCAGATAAAATCATCAAGCTTGATTTGGTTGATGCTATGGTCGCCGGTGCGGATACCAATGTTAGCGATGCCGACAGCAAACAAATTGAGCGGAGTGCTTGTCCAACTTGTGGCTCATGTTCTGGCATGTTTACCGCTAACTCAATGAACTGCTTAACCGAAGCATTAGGTTTATCACTGCCGGGTAATGGTTCGTTATTAGCGACCCATGCAGCGCGTCGAGAGCTATTTTTAGAAGCAGGTCGCCGAGTTATGGATCTGGCTACCCGTTATTATCGTGATGACGATGCCAGTGTATTGCCTCGTAGTATTGCCTCATTTAAAGCTTTTGAAAACGCCATGGCGCTAGATATCGCTATGGGTGGATCATCTAATACCGTATTGCACTTAATTGCTGCGGCCATAGAAGGCGAAGTCGATTTCACTATGGCTGATATCGATAGAATGTCACGTCAAGTGCCGCATCTTTGTAAAGTTGCGCCATCAACACCTAAATATCACATGGAAGATGTGCATCGAGCCGGAGGGGTCATGGGAATTCTAGGTGAGCTTGATAGAGCTGGTTTACTGCATACCGATGTATCGCACGTTGCAGCAGATAACGGCGGTAATTTAAAGTCGGTATTAGCCAAGTATGACATTGCCCAAACGCAAGATGAAGCGGTACGACGTTTTTACAGCGCCGGTCCAGCAGGCATTCCAACACAAACGGCTTTTAGTCAAGATTGCTATTGGGACAGTGTTGATGATGACCGTAAAGAAGGTTGTATTCGCACTCGTGAAAACGCCTTTAGCCAAGAAGGTGGTTTAGCTGTGCTGTCAGGTAATGTGGCTGAAAACGGCTGTATTGTAAAAACGGCTGGCGTTGATGAAGAAAACCTAACATTTGTGGGCACAGCAAGGATCTATGAAAGCCAAGATGACGCTGTAAAAGGAATTTTAGGTGGTGAGGTTGTTGCTGGTGATGTGGTGGTTATTCGCTATGAAGGCCCTAAAGGTGGCCCTGGTATGCAAGAAATGCTGTATCCAACGACTTACCTTAAGTCTCGTGGTTTAGGCAAAGCTTGCGCCTTGATCACTGATGGTCGTTTCTCTGGCGGTACTTCAGGGTTATCTATTGGTCATATTTCACCTGAAGCAGCATCTGGTGGCACCATTGCCTTGATAGAAAATGGCGATACCATTGAAATTGATATTCCTTCACGCTCAATCAAATTAGTTGTTTCAGATAGCGAGCTGGCTCGTCGTCGCCAAGCTATGGAGGCGAAAGGTCCATTAGCATGGAAACCGCTATCACGTGAGCGTTATGTTTCCTTGGCACTTAAGGCTTATGCTTTATTAGCCACCAGTGCTGATAAAGGCGCGGTACGTGATCGCAGTAAATTGGAAGGTTAA
- the ilvM gene encoding acetolactate synthase 2 small subunit encodes MMHNLELTVQQRPEVIERVLRVTRHRGFKITQMQMHTNEDSSLAIELWVEAERAIELLSNQLDKLIDVTQCKVSTIASLDKTVNA; translated from the coding sequence ATGATGCATAACCTAGAACTCACCGTGCAACAACGTCCTGAAGTGATTGAGCGCGTTTTACGTGTTACACGTCATCGCGGCTTTAAAATTACGCAAATGCAAATGCACACTAATGAAGATAGCAGCTTAGCGATTGAGCTGTGGGTTGAAGCAGAACGTGCGATTGAATTATTAAGCAATCAGTTAGATAAACTGATTGATGTGACTCAGTGTAAAGTGTCAACTATCGCGTCGTTAGATAAAACTGTTAACGCATAA
- the ilvG gene encoding acetolactate synthase 2 catalytic subunit, whose protein sequence is MEAGQKIRGADAVIKVLAAHGATTVFGYPGGAIMPIYDALYGSPVEHLLSRHEQGAAFAALGYARASGKTGVCFATSGPGATNLITSLADALLDSVPLVAITGQVSTAVIGTDAFQEIDVLGMSLSCTKHSFMVTDVNELIPTLYRAFEIAASGRPGPVLVDIPKDIQLAELDYKTPLQSVELEPAFNSADIHAAAELIKNAKKPMLYVGGGVGMAGAVGHLRQFIDQTQIPSVATLKGLGSIAHGTDGYLGMLGMHGGKAANLAVQECDALIVVGARFDDRVTGRLASFASHAKVVHLDIDAAELGKLRHADVAISAELRQVLPALADALVDQMSIEPWRKTVSDMSREHQWDYNHPGELIYAPAMLRRLANKLPEDSVVSCDVGQHQMWVAQHMWFRRPEDHLSSAGLGTMGFGLPAAIGAQVARPDATVVTVSGDGSFMMNVQELTTIKRRQLPVKILLIDNQKLGMVKQWQQLFFEERYSETDLSDNPNFVLMASAFDIPGRTITRAEQVEQALDDMLNSEGPYMLHVAIDDSFNVWPLVPPGASNCEMMDQMEKQT, encoded by the coding sequence ATGGAAGCAGGGCAGAAAATCAGAGGCGCAGATGCCGTCATCAAAGTGTTAGCCGCGCATGGTGCCACCACGGTATTTGGTTACCCAGGTGGCGCAATTATGCCAATTTATGATGCCCTCTATGGCAGCCCTGTTGAGCATTTGCTTAGTCGTCATGAGCAAGGGGCTGCATTTGCCGCATTAGGTTATGCCAGAGCCAGTGGCAAAACAGGCGTTTGTTTTGCAACCTCAGGCCCTGGTGCCACCAATTTAATTACCTCTCTTGCTGACGCACTATTAGATTCTGTGCCATTAGTAGCAATAACCGGTCAGGTATCAACGGCGGTGATTGGCACAGACGCATTTCAAGAAATCGATGTGTTGGGTATGTCGCTTTCATGTACCAAGCACAGTTTTATGGTGACTGATGTCAATGAGCTTATTCCTACTTTATATCGCGCCTTTGAAATTGCTGCCTCTGGTCGCCCAGGTCCTGTATTAGTCGATATTCCTAAAGATATACAACTGGCTGAGCTTGATTACAAAACGCCTTTACAGTCAGTAGAACTTGAGCCTGCTTTTAACTCAGCCGATATTCATGCCGCTGCTGAGTTAATCAAAAACGCTAAAAAGCCCATGCTGTATGTGGGAGGCGGTGTGGGTATGGCTGGCGCTGTGGGTCATTTACGTCAATTTATCGACCAAACCCAGATACCTTCAGTGGCTACTCTGAAAGGGCTTGGCAGTATAGCTCACGGCACTGATGGTTACCTTGGTATGTTGGGGATGCATGGTGGCAAAGCGGCAAACCTGGCTGTACAAGAATGTGATGCATTAATTGTGGTTGGCGCTCGTTTTGATGATCGGGTGACAGGGCGCTTAGCTAGCTTTGCCAGTCATGCCAAAGTGGTGCATTTAGATATTGACGCCGCTGAACTAGGCAAATTACGTCACGCAGACGTCGCGATAAGCGCAGAGTTGCGCCAAGTATTACCGGCATTGGCAGACGCGTTAGTCGACCAGATGAGTATTGAACCTTGGCGTAAGACTGTTTCCGACATGTCACGCGAACATCAATGGGACTACAATCACCCTGGGGAGCTGATATACGCCCCTGCCATGCTTAGGCGATTAGCCAATAAACTACCAGAAGACAGTGTTGTTAGTTGTGATGTGGGTCAGCATCAGATGTGGGTCGCTCAGCATATGTGGTTCCGTCGTCCCGAAGATCATTTATCCAGCGCTGGTCTTGGGACAATGGGCTTTGGTTTGCCTGCTGCTATTGGCGCTCAGGTTGCCCGCCCTGATGCGACAGTCGTAACGGTATCGGGCGACGGTTCATTTATGATGAATGTGCAAGAGTTAACGACCATTAAACGTCGTCAATTACCGGTTAAAATTTTACTTATCGATAATCAAAAGCTGGGTATGGTTAAGCAATGGCAACAGCTGTTTTTTGAAGAGCGTTACAGCGAAACCGACTTATCCGACAACCCTAATTTTGTCTTAATGGCATCAGCATTTGATATTCCGGGCCGAACCATTACCCGTGCCGAACAAGTTGAGCAAGCTTTAGATGACATGCTTAATAGCGAAGGCCCTTATATGCTGCATGTGGCGATTGACGACAGCTTTAATGTGTGGCCTTTAGTCCCGCCTGGGGCAAGTAATTGTGAGATGATGGACCAAATGGAGAAGCAAACATGA
- the ilvC gene encoding ketol-acid reductoisomerase, whose translation MANYFNSLNLRQQLAQLAQCRFMDRSEFLDGCNYIKDWNIVILGCGAQGLNQGLNMRDSGLQISFALRPQAIAEKRASWQKATDNGFKVGTFEELIPAADLVLNLTPDKQHTDVVNTVMPLMKQGATLSYSHGFNIVEEGMQVRPDITVIMVAPKCPGTEVREEYKRGFGVPTLIAVHPENDPNGDGLDIAKAYASATGGDRAGVLLSSFIAEVKSDLMGEQTILCGMLQTGAILGYEKMVADGVEPGYAAKLIQQGWETVTEALKHGGITNMMDRLSNPAKIKAFDMAEELKEILAPLFEKHMDDIISGEFSRTMMADWANDDANLLRWRAETNETAFENAPVSDVHIDEQEYFDKGIFLVAMIKAGVELAFDTMVAAGIVEESAYYESLHETPLIANTIARKRLYEMNVVISDTAEYGCYLFNHAAVPLLTDYVKAMSPEFLGAGLSSTSNGVDNRRLIEVNEAIRNTDVEFVGAELRGYMTDMKRIVEAS comes from the coding sequence ATGGCTAACTATTTTAACTCTTTGAATTTACGTCAGCAATTAGCCCAATTAGCTCAATGCCGCTTTATGGACCGCAGTGAATTTTTAGACGGCTGCAATTATATTAAAGATTGGAACATTGTGATTTTAGGTTGTGGTGCGCAAGGCCTTAACCAAGGTCTAAATATGCGTGACTCAGGCTTACAGATTTCTTTTGCATTACGCCCTCAAGCCATTGCAGAAAAACGTGCATCTTGGCAAAAAGCCACCGATAACGGTTTTAAGGTGGGCACCTTTGAAGAGCTGATTCCAGCTGCAGATTTAGTATTAAACCTAACGCCAGATAAGCAACATACCGACGTAGTAAACACAGTTATGCCGCTAATGAAGCAAGGTGCGACATTATCTTACTCGCACGGTTTTAATATTGTTGAAGAAGGCATGCAAGTTCGCCCTGATATTACCGTTATCATGGTTGCGCCTAAGTGCCCTGGCACGGAAGTGCGTGAAGAATATAAGCGTGGTTTTGGTGTGCCAACACTGATTGCTGTTCACCCTGAAAATGATCCTAACGGTGACGGATTAGACATTGCAAAAGCTTATGCTAGTGCTACCGGTGGTGATAGAGCTGGAGTGTTATTGTCATCATTCATTGCTGAAGTGAAGTCTGACTTAATGGGTGAGCAAACTATTTTATGTGGCATGTTACAAACAGGTGCTATTTTAGGTTACGAAAAAATGGTTGCCGATGGAGTTGAGCCAGGCTATGCCGCTAAGCTAATCCAGCAAGGTTGGGAAACCGTCACTGAAGCATTGAAGCATGGTGGTATCACTAACATGATGGACCGCTTATCAAACCCAGCTAAAATTAAAGCCTTTGATATGGCTGAAGAATTGAAAGAGATTTTAGCGCCATTATTTGAAAAGCACATGGACGACATTATCAGTGGTGAGTTTTCTCGCACTATGATGGCTGACTGGGCAAATGATGATGCCAATCTATTACGCTGGCGTGCTGAAACTAACGAAACCGCATTTGAAAATGCCCCCGTTTCGGATGTGCATATTGATGAGCAAGAATACTTCGATAAGGGTATTTTCTTAGTTGCGATGATCAAAGCCGGTGTTGAATTAGCCTTCGATACTATGGTGGCTGCAGGTATTGTTGAAGAGTCAGCTTACTATGAGTCTTTACATGAAACACCATTGATTGCTAACACGATTGCCCGTAAACGTTTATACGAAATGAACGTGGTAATTTCAGATACCGCTGAATATGGTTGTTACTTATTTAATCATGCCGCAGTACCGCTGTTGACTGATTATGTAAAAGCCATGTCACCAGAGTTTTTAGGTGCAGGCTTATCATCTACTTCAAATGGTGTTGATAATCGTCGTTTAATTGAAGTGAATGAGGCTATTCGCAATACAGATGTAGAGTTTGTTGGCGCTGAGCTTCGTGGCTACATGACAGATATGAAGCGTATTGTTGAAGCTAGCTAG
- the ilvY gene encoding HTH-type transcriptional activator IlvY — MDIRSLKLYLHLCNSLHFAKTAEQTHVSPSTLSRAMQRLEEEVGSKLLERDNRSVSLTHAGTEFKRFAEQTLSEWTQLKQRIDPQQNVLRGRLNLFCSVTAAYSHLPSLLDRFRREHPHVEITLTTGDPANSINEVQQNRADIAIMALPETLAPTLHFSKIDHVPLSIIAPTMPCQVQQMVNQENINWEALPFIIPDHGPGRRRVDNWFKQMGFKPNIYAQVSGQEAIASMVALGCGVGISPEVVIQNSPVRGRIQLIASPIEIPGFILGCCCKEKRTDDPLINAFLQVI, encoded by the coding sequence ATGGATATTCGATCGCTAAAACTTTATCTGCATTTATGCAATAGTTTGCATTTTGCCAAAACAGCCGAGCAAACCCATGTCAGCCCATCAACATTAAGCCGGGCTATGCAGCGTCTTGAAGAAGAAGTGGGCAGTAAATTACTGGAACGGGATAATCGCAGTGTTAGCCTCACCCATGCTGGCACTGAATTTAAACGCTTTGCGGAACAAACCTTATCGGAATGGACACAGCTCAAACAGCGAATTGATCCACAGCAAAATGTGTTGCGCGGCAGGCTGAATTTATTTTGCTCTGTTACCGCAGCATATAGTCATTTACCTAGCTTGCTAGATAGATTCCGTCGTGAACATCCCCATGTAGAAATCACTCTAACCACCGGTGACCCAGCTAACTCAATTAACGAAGTACAACAAAACCGTGCCGATATTGCCATTATGGCCTTACCCGAAACCTTAGCGCCCACCTTACACTTTAGTAAAATAGACCATGTTCCATTATCGATTATTGCACCGACCATGCCTTGCCAAGTTCAGCAAATGGTTAACCAAGAAAACATTAACTGGGAGGCACTACCGTTTATTATTCCTGACCATGGACCAGGGCGTCGCCGTGTGGATAACTGGTTTAAGCAAATGGGATTTAAGCCTAATATCTATGCTCAAGTGTCTGGGCAAGAAGCCATTGCCTCAATGGTCGCGTTAGGTTGTGGCGTGGGTATTAGCCCTGAAGTCGTCATTCAAAACAGTCCTGTGCGTGGACGCATCCAACTTATAGCCTCGCCCATTGAAATCCCCGGATTTATTTTAGGTTGTTGCTGTAAAGAGAAACGCACTGATGATCCGCTAATCAATGCTTTTTTACAGGTAATATAA
- a CDS encoding YifB family Mg chelatase-like AAA ATPase produces the protein MAIACVNTRACCGVEAPKVTVEVHLSNGLPAFNLVGLPETSVREAKERVRSALINAGFEMPQRRITINLAPADLPKQGGRYDLPIAIGILAASGQIPSQHLNQYEFIGELALSGQIRPCAGILPAIIAAKSQHHHLFMPLDNRYEAELVGYQHCYFVSHLQHLAAFMHGQSELPRLDNLPQWIEDEPEDDRYLCMSEVIGQHQAKHALEIAAAGGHNMLMLGPPGTGKSMLANRIIPLMPKLSYEEAIEVAAIHSVAALTIKPHNFLNRPFRAPHHTCSSISLVGGGSHPKPGEISLAHRGILFLDEIAEFPRKVLDCLREPMETGEVVISRAAAKLTFSSRFQLIAAMNPSPCGDTEHARATPDQIMRYLSRLSGPFLDRFDLTIDVPKLPAGSLTQNHTATETSATIAKRVQLARDLQLQRSGVLNSELSPKQLKQHSGISQNDLAFLEQSVVKLGLSVRSFHRIQRVARSIADLQNSVNTDRSHIAQALGYRAMDRLLASLSRQ, from the coding sequence ATGGCAATTGCCTGCGTAAACACCCGCGCCTGTTGTGGCGTAGAAGCCCCCAAAGTCACCGTTGAGGTTCATCTGAGCAATGGATTACCCGCTTTTAATTTAGTGGGACTGCCCGAAACGTCTGTCAGAGAAGCAAAAGAAAGAGTTCGCAGTGCATTGATCAATGCCGGATTTGAAATGCCACAGCGACGAATTACCATCAACCTTGCGCCTGCTGATTTACCAAAACAAGGGGGACGATACGATTTACCCATTGCTATTGGTATTTTAGCCGCCTCAGGACAAATTCCTAGTCAACACCTCAATCAATATGAATTTATTGGAGAGCTTGCCTTATCAGGCCAAATTAGGCCCTGCGCTGGTATTTTGCCGGCAATTATAGCGGCTAAAAGTCAGCACCATCACTTGTTTATGCCATTGGATAATCGCTATGAAGCCGAATTAGTAGGCTATCAGCACTGCTATTTTGTCAGTCATTTACAACATCTAGCCGCTTTTATGCATGGCCAATCGGAGTTACCTAGATTAGATAATTTACCGCAATGGATTGAGGATGAACCCGAAGATGATCGCTATCTCTGTATGAGCGAAGTGATTGGCCAGCATCAAGCCAAGCATGCACTAGAAATTGCAGCCGCCGGTGGCCACAATATGTTAATGCTGGGTCCGCCAGGTACAGGTAAGTCCATGTTAGCCAATCGTATTATCCCTTTAATGCCCAAGTTATCTTATGAAGAAGCCATTGAAGTGGCCGCCATTCATTCGGTTGCGGCATTAACAATTAAACCGCACAATTTTTTAAATCGACCGTTTCGTGCACCACATCATACTTGCTCATCAATATCGTTAGTGGGCGGAGGAAGCCACCCCAAACCCGGCGAGATATCGCTAGCACATCGCGGGATTCTTTTTTTAGATGAAATAGCCGAATTTCCAAGAAAAGTACTCGACTGTTTACGTGAGCCAATGGAAACCGGCGAAGTCGTTATATCAAGGGCGGCAGCAAAGCTAACTTTTTCAAGCCGCTTTCAATTAATTGCCGCAATGAACCCTAGTCCTTGCGGCGACACCGAACATGCCAGAGCCACCCCGGATCAAATTATGCGTTATTTATCGCGCTTGTCAGGACCTTTTTTAGATCGCTTTGATTTAACCATTGATGTACCCAAATTGCCGGCGGGTTCGTTAACTCAAAATCACACAGCAACTGAAACCAGCGCGACCATTGCCAAACGAGTACAACTTGCCCGAGATCTGCAATTACAGCGAAGTGGCGTGTTAAATAGTGAATTAAGCCCAAAACAATTAAAACAACACAGTGGGATCAGCCAAAACGACTTAGCATTTCTAGAACAAAGTGTTGTGAAATTAGGCTTATCAGTACGCAGCTTTCATCGGATCCAGCGCGTTGCTCGTAGCATTGCTGATTTACAAAACAGCGTGAATACTGACCGTAGTCATATCGCTCAAGCATTAGGTTATCGCGCCATGGACAGGCTACTAGCAAGTTTAAGTCGACAATAG
- a CDS encoding acyltransferase, producing the protein MSLFSQIKGSLAFLCYVINTLFWVIPILTFGIIKLIPLNWIDKVCSYVVDHCASAWISVNTLTEKLFHPVKFEVTGSNDFDKKQWYMVIANHQSWVDILVLQRLLNGKIPFLKFFLKQQLLYVPVLGLAWWALDFPFMRRYSNAKLRKNPKLKGKDIEITRKACEKFKTKPVSVMNFVEGTRINPTKHQKQDSPYQHLLKPKAGGMAFALSAMGEHINKLVNVTIYYPEKVPSFWEYLCGQTKHIKVDIQISDIPTRMRGDYINDRQFKIDFQEQLNQIWQQKDQQLTQFKQSSAIDIVKVSKSTQAKQKG; encoded by the coding sequence ATGTCGTTGTTTTCGCAAATAAAAGGATCTTTAGCATTCTTATGCTATGTCATTAATACACTCTTTTGGGTTATTCCTATCTTAACTTTTGGAATAATAAAGCTTATTCCTTTGAATTGGATTGATAAGGTTTGTAGTTACGTGGTCGACCATTGTGCCTCGGCATGGATAAGTGTTAACACCTTGACTGAAAAGCTGTTTCATCCCGTAAAATTTGAAGTGACTGGCTCTAACGACTTTGATAAAAAGCAATGGTATATGGTAATTGCTAATCATCAATCATGGGTTGATATTTTAGTCTTACAACGCCTACTCAATGGAAAAATTCCGTTCCTAAAGTTCTTTCTCAAACAGCAATTGTTATATGTGCCAGTGCTCGGGTTAGCTTGGTGGGCGCTTGATTTTCCATTTATGCGCCGTTACAGCAACGCAAAACTGCGAAAAAACCCAAAACTAAAAGGCAAAGATATTGAAATAACCCGCAAAGCCTGCGAAAAATTCAAAACAAAGCCAGTAAGCGTTATGAACTTTGTCGAAGGCACTCGAATAAACCCTACTAAGCATCAAAAACAAGATTCGCCATATCAACATTTATTAAAACCCAAAGCTGGGGGGATGGCTTTCGCTTTATCCGCCATGGGTGAACATATTAATAAGTTAGTCAATGTTACTATTTACTATCCCGAAAAAGTGCCATCTTTTTGGGAATACTTATGCGGTCAAACCAAGCATATTAAAGTTGATATTCAAATCAGTGACATTCCAACAAGGATGCGCGGAGATTATATTAATGATCGCCAATTTAAAATTGATTTTCAGGAACAATTAAATCAAATCTGGCAGCAAAAAGATCAGCAATTAACTCAATTTAAACAAAGCTCTGCTATCGATATAGTTAAGGTTTCAAAAAGCACTCAAGCAAAGCAAAAAGGATAA